From Pseudorasbora parva isolate DD20220531a chromosome 14, ASM2467924v1, whole genome shotgun sequence:
TTCTCAAGACCTCCTGTTTTAGATAATTGTACTCTGACCTTGaactttattaattatattaagatGGGATTTCAAAGTAGTTTTATGTTGGATAAATCGCCCAGACATGATAGGACATTTAAGACATTGCTTCCTTCTTCCTAGAGCTCATGTTGaaagattttatttaaaataattcgcTATTTGGGTGTGCTAGGGCTGGGCAAAATACAGAATTGGAGAATGAGCTCCCTTTGAGTTTAGAAAGTTggaatttgatttgatttggcCAAACTCCACAGGAGGTTTAACTGGAATTAGGGTTTCAAACCCCACACAGAAATTTAAAACACAAGTAAtgcattttataaaaatgaGCGTTGTGTGTAAGTTCAATAAAATTATCGGTAcaatgacttttttttctccaaaaacggTAGTCTTTTTGACTTTTTGAGTAGTCATGTTGCTGTTGGATTGAATATATCCACAACTCAGCAAAAAAAACAGATCTTTATGTCCGCCAAAAGTCAAAAATCTAAAGATTATGGCATAGCAAGTGAGTTTTCTTGCACATCATACAAAACTTCTGCTCATGTCACAATAGGTTTGCATTTGAACTTCAAACACATATTTAAGCTAGCATTGCAAGAACAATATTACTCATAGTACTATTAGACAAGACACTTACTGCATGTTCATACAAGCTAGAGTCTCAAACTGTGGCTCTAGCTTGTATGAGTAAATCACAGAGTAAAATAATATACTGGAAGTACCAACTGGACATATTCAACAAATAGAAATGTTAACAAGCCagtttattttatcttattactttaagttaaatagaaaaaaatgaaGCAGAAGACTTACTGACAGTTCCTGTCAACCCTTCACTGCTGCTTGTATGGATAAGTGACCTAATCCTCATAATACAAACAGCAGCTGAGCTATATTTATGATTTTTCCATATAAGCACATGCTGTTTATAACTTTGAGAGTCATAATATTACTATGAGTCCAGTTTACTTCATCCCATGACCACTGAGATTTAATGGCCCAATAAAAAAATTTGTCAGAGATATTCTTTTTCATTTGGAAGGATGACTTGTTACCATACATCTCTGGTAATAAATCTTTGAGGTTTTTAAGATTTAAAATGTATCTCCTGCTGGCAAATGTTGGGAGAATTCTTGGAAAACCAGCCATGCTGTCCTCTCTGCCCCTTGCTCATGTGATCACCAATAACATTTATATCAAAACCTTAATcacaatgtaaacaaacaaaaggaaaaGACAAAGGCATTTTAACTGACATATACATTCTAAGTTTAGATCACCTTAATGTCACCTGAAACAGAAAACCAGTGACATTTGACTGCTTCTTTGCATCTGAGCGATCTCTGCTGTGCCAAGTTCCATTAGTTTTAAAGATGCTGCACTGAAATAGGACCTTCACAACATCAAATTAAACTTTTCAAAAATGCAATGCTTTTgcatgaaaaaaatctaatatctACAGGAAAGTTACAATCTTAAAAAAGCATGGCAAATCTAACAAACTTCTATATTATGTCTATTGACACAACGTCCATTATCTGTGTGTACCAATGTAAAGGTATTCCTCACATTAGTTGAATGACAACATCTTCCTATTTCCTCTCCGGAACAGAGAAACATCACACCATAGTAAAGTGACATGACCAAATCTGGCTGGCCAGTTCTGCTGAGTGCTCAGTAATGACACTATATAAACGGGAGCCCCTAACCCTCAAAGAACTACAGTGAACAAGCAAACTAAGGTGGGGAACTGCACATTTTCATTTAAGAATTAGAGTTCTTAATCCAATAATGTATACTAACCTATAATGGTAGATGCTAATACACTTCACTATCTCTTGGTCTTTTTCAGAATCCAGAACTTGACAGCTGCTATTTTCCTCTCGGAGCATCATAAAAGGTAAACGAAATTACATTTACTGATAAGTAACTGATTACAACATTTTAATGATAAGAATACCAGTTTATAATGTGAATACCTCTAGAAAAGTAGAGAGGTAAAACTAATCAGCGTTAGGATTAAATATTTTACTCCACAGTGAAGTCCAACCATGGGAGATGGTGAAATGGAGTGCTTCGGCCCGGCGGCCATTTACCTCCGGAagccggagagagagagaatagaggcTCAGAACACCCCCTTTGATGCCAAATCGGCTTTCTTCGTGACAGTGCAGGACGAGATGTACCTGAAGGGGGTTCTTGTTAGTAAAGAGGGAGGAAAAGCTACTGTCAAAACTCTGTGTGGGAAAGTAAGCATCATGGATAACAATATTTCATGTTACTGTGTTTAAGTCTGCAGAGGTTAAAGGTCTTCAGTTGAATACCATACATGTGTATGAAAGTCTTTCTTGATCACTTATCACTGTTCATTACAGACAGTCACGGTAAAAGAAGATGAAATCTTCCCCATGAATCCTCCCAAGTATGACAAAATTGAGGACATGGCCATGATGACCCACCTCAATGAGCCTGCTGTGCTGTTTAACCTCAAAGAGCGTTACGCAGCATGGATGATCTACGTAAGTCTCAGCAAACCATATTTATTCCTGGGATGGGGCGGCAGTAGGGCTGTGAATCTTTGGGTAGGCAGCAAATCGATTCGATTCACGGTTCATAGATTTTCAATTTGATTCTAGAAAGATTTTTGCCAATtcacaacgattcgattcgagaTGATTCACATTAAAATTCTATATGATTTGATTAATTTGATtcaattatgcatttttaaaatatacaatCATAGGATTATTAAAATGCTTCCCCTTCAGAGgtcagggggggggggggctgtaacactttacaataaggtttattagttaacatgaactaataatgaactgcacttattaaGCATTTGTTTATCATTGTTATAATTTtaccatttactaatgcattattaaaatcttgttaatatttgttaatgcactgtgaactaacatgaacaaagcaTAAACAGCTGTATTTGTGTtaactaatgctgaacagaggtGTTGTTCATGGGTAGTTCATGTTAACctatgcattaactaatgttaacaaggcaaggcaaggcaaggcaaggcaaggcaaggcaaggcaaggcaaggcaagtttatttgtatagcacatttcatacccaatggcaattcaaagtgctttacatagaaattaattaaaacagtggtaacaaatgcatgagaaaaaaagagtaccatatggacgaataaaaatttaaaacaagcatagttaaaaacagttgtaaagacaataataagaattaaaaaaaaaaaaaaaatacaaccttatttttaaagtgttaccaaaacaaaaaaacttttgtccattgttagttcatattattactttattgttgtattattattattattattattattattattattattattattattacaagctttactttaatagcctatataaaatGGCATTTGTAGAAATTTACATGAGCCAACATTTAAAAAGTCTTTAAAAGTATTGTTAGTTAATGTCAACTATTGTGTATGATGGTGTTATTGGCTACACAACCTTATTAAAGTGCTCCAGGCATTAAACATGCAATGCTTCCATGGAGAGAGTAGAATGTCATGCACTTTTCTAGCTAATCCTAATCTAACTTTTCTTCAAGGAATAGAAAGAAAAGCCTCTTTGTTCTCTTTATAGAGAACATTTGATGATTCTGAAAGTAAACGCGCCGGTGTCTAGTGTTGCTATAGTAAGAGATGCAACTTTAATACGCTTCTGATTCACAGATAAACCGCACGCTCTTATTTCAGTGTTGTTAATGGTGTAGGTTACTTTAGCAGTTACCTTAGTATGTTAAACAACATTAAGCTAAAATCCATGCATCATTCATCAGAACTGTGCCTATGCATTTTAGACACTTACAAATCTGTTTGCTCCGTCCATGCAATAAATGTGTGTCCTTGAATAAGCTGGGTTTTACTTCAACTGCTCAGGTATGACCCATTTCCGTAAATCGTCagtatgttattttatataaatgagTTACAGAAGGATCCCAAGCGCAATACAGTAAATCACAAAACCGAAATTAATgattcaaaattcaaaatgtatgTTTCAAGATCGATGCATATGCATCGtcaaagtttttaatcgatGCATTGAGAGTGAATCATTACACCCCTAGGCGGCAGCATTGTAAAACTGGACTATCTATCTCTGTTTCAGACCTACTCTGGTTTGTTCTGCGTCACTGTCAATCCCTACAAGTGGCTCCCAGTCTACGATACAGTCGTTGTGAATGGATACAGAGGCAAAAAGAGGATTGAAGCCCCGCCTCACATCTTCTCCATCTCTGACAACGCCTACCAGTTCATGCTCACTGGTAAGTGGATTCCAGAAGTACctcaacaaacaaaacaattaattaaatgaattaataattatatttacaatGGAAATAATTCAACACAGAACATATTAAACTGGACAATGACATTCTTCTAGAACTGCTGTGCAGTCAAAACAATCTCTCTTCCATCATAAATATGTAATATGCACTATATAAAAGAAGGTGACTTGACTgataaaatcataaataaagAAGACTCATGTTTGTTGTCTTATTTAACACTTTTCTTCATCTGATGCAAATGAGTTGTAAAGTTGTTGCTTAATAAATGTTACCAAATCTCTTCTATAAGAATGAATCCAAATGATATGTTATGGTTAGCATTTAGcctattaatatattaatgcaataacaacaaaaaataataaattaactaaACATACTTTATAACACTTTATTTCTTCAAGTTAATATAAAGTACTACCTATATTTGGAAACCCTGTTAACATTTCGATTTATTTTCAGATCGTGAGAACCAGTCTGTCCTGATTACGTAAGTAAATATTCTTCTTCTGAAATAACCTGAAGCTTTTTGATTATAGTGTAAATCCACAGGCGATTTATGACTAAATTAACTATTATAAATCATCCAGTGGAGAATCTGGTGCAGGAAAGACTGTGAACACTAAACGTGTCATTCAATACTTCGCAACCGTTGGTGCAATGTCTGGATCAAAGAAGGCAGAACCTGTCCCTGGAAAAATGCAGGTTAGGAATTCTCTTCAAGACAATGTTGTTGTTTACAGTATTTGTGTTTTCCCTAATGACTATCTTTTGTCCAACAATTACATGTAGGGGTCGCTAGAGGATCAAATCATTGCAGCCAACCCTCTGCTGGAGGCTTATGGAAATGCCAAGACTGTGAGAAATGACAACTCCTCTCGTTTTGTAAGTTGAACTAATGAATCATTATAACTTTACACAACTTAGGTCATACCATCAAAGCTACCAAAGATTTGaccttttgttaaaaaaaaaacaattttttaaatcAGGGTAAATTCATCAGGATTCACTTTGGGACCACTGGAAAACTGGCCTCAGCCGATATTGAAACTTGTGAGTAAAATTGTTTAAGGCTACAATTTAATTGTTTAATATGGAGGCAAAATGTGGATTTTGTGGGGTTTTGTTTGTAAGATCTGCTGGAAAAGTCAAGAGTAACATTCCAGCTGTCTGCTGAGAGGAGCTACCACATCTTCTACCAGCTCATGACCGGACACAAGCCGGAGCTGCTGGGTGAGAAATCGACAGTATTGTGCATTTCATTTATTACCATATTTGAGAACGCTGTTACCATACTGCACATCAACTCTTTACAGAGGCCCTGCTCATCACCACCAACCCTTACGACTATCCAATGATCAGCCAGGGTGAAATCACTGTCAAGAGTATCAATGATGTGGAGGAGTTCATTGCCACAGATGTGTGTGGACAGCTACAGTATTAGTAGTAGCAGTAACTGAAGATTGCAGGACATACAATATGAAATACCCTTCTCTATGACGCAAATAATGTGTGATTACCTTGGTCATTGTATTACAGACTGCCATTGACATTCTGGGCTTCACTGCTGATGAGAAAATCAGCATCTATAAGCTGACAGGATCTGTGATGCATCATGGGGGCATGAAGTTCAAACAGAAGCAGAGAGAGGAGCAGGCCGAGCCTGATGGCACCGAGGGTAAGACTACTAGCACATGCTATTAACAGTCAAAACATTCACTTCATTAGAGACAATAATGCATAAAACTGTTCCTCCTTAGTGGCCGATAAAATCGCCTACCTCATGGGCCTCAACTCCGCCGACATGCTGAAAGCTCTGTGTTACCCCAGAGTGAAGGTCGGAAATGAGATGGTGACCAAAGGCCAGACAGTACCACAGGTGATTACTAATCTCATCGAATAAAGTTAGAAATGTCTCTCAGACATTCATAGTTGTCATGAGACGTAAAATTTTAATGATATGATCCATACTGACCTTTGAATTTCTCAGGTGAACAACGCCGTCTCTGCGCTCTGCAAGTCTGTCTATGAGAAAATGTTCTTGTGGATGGTCATCCGTATCAATGAGATGTTGGACACAAAGCAGCCTAGGCAGTTCTTCATTGGTGTGCTGGACATCGCTGGATTTGAGATCTTTGACGTGAGTGTCAGCTATCAACGTCTCTGTAACAATCAGGATATAAAACTTAATAGACTATAGTAAGAACTTGTCTCTGTTTAATTATCAGTTCAACAGCTTGGAGCAGCTTTGCATCAACTTCACAAATGAGAAACTCCAACAGTTCTTCAACCACCACATGTTTGTTCTGGAGCAAGAGGAGTACAAGAAAGAAGGCATTGACTGGGAGTTCATTGACTTTGGTATGGACTTGGCTGCCTGCATTGAGCTCATTGAGAAGGTGAGAGACATTCagcaaattaaaatgattattcatATTGTGCATGTTCTTGAGCCTGAATATTTCTTCATCAGCCAATGGGCATCTTCTCCATCCTTGAAGAGGAGTGCATGTTCCCCAAGGCTACAGACACTAGCTTTAAAAACAAGCTGCATGATCAGCATCTGGGCAAAACTGCAGCTTTCCAGAAGCCCAAGCCTGCCAAAGGTAAGGCTGAGGCCCACTTCTCTCTGGTGCACTACGCCGGCACTGTGGACTACAACATTAATGGGTGGTTGGACAAGAACAAGGATCCACTGAACGACTCTGTTGTGCAACTCTACCAAAAGTCATCGCTCAAAGTGCTGGCCTTCCTGTATGCCTCTCATGGAGGCGCTGAAGGTACAGTAACCATTTCATCAATTCCTTTGTGTTTtaattatatacaaaaaaatacttataaaataaaacacattgtgATCACAGATTTTAAAGTTTCGTGAATTTGACTAACTGCTATGCAAGATATTGAGAAGACTCAACAAGATTTAAATAGAGATTTATTAAAGATGTTAATGAACCTAAGatcaataaatatatatttttttattgacataAACAGCTGAGGGAGGTGGAAAGAAAGGCAAGAAGAAGGGTGGTTCCTTCCAGACTGTCTCTGCACTTTTTAGGGTAAACTGATTCTCTCTTTTAATGAAGGAGGCAAACTTTTTCTCCAATAATTATTAGACTATTAGACATTAAAAATTAGACTGATGATACACATTTCCACAGGAGAACTTGGGTAAGCTGATGACTAACCTGAGGAGCACTCACCCTCACTTTGTGCGCTGCTTGATTCCTAATGAGT
This genomic window contains:
- the LOC137040173 gene encoding myosin heavy chain, fast skeletal muscle, whose product is MGDGEMECFGPAAIYLRKPERERIEAQNTPFDAKSAFFVTVQDEMYLKGVLVSKEGGKATVKTLCGKTVTVKEDEIFPMNPPKYDKIEDMAMMTHLNEPAVLFNLKERYAAWMIYTYSGLFCVTVNPYKWLPVYDTVVVNGYRGKKRIEAPPHIFSISDNAYQFMLTDRENQSVLITGESGAGKTVNTKRVIQYFATVGAMSGSKKAEPVPGKMQGSLEDQIIAANPLLEAYGNAKTVRNDNSSRFGKFIRIHFGTTGKLASADIETYLLEKSRVTFQLSAERSYHIFYQLMTGHKPELLEALLITTNPYDYPMISQGEITVKSINDVEEFIATDTAIDILGFTADEKISIYKLTGSVMHHGGMKFKQKQREEQAEPDGTEVADKIAYLMGLNSADMLKALCYPRVKVGNEMVTKGQTVPQVNNAVSALCKSVYEKMFLWMVIRINEMLDTKQPRQFFIGVLDIAGFEIFDVSFNSLEQLCINFTNEKLQQFFNHHMFVLEQEEYKKEGIDWEFIDFGMDLAACIELIEKPMGIFSILEEECMFPKATDTSFKNKLHDQHLGKTAAFQKPKPAKGKAEAHFSLVHYAGTVDYNINGWLDKNKDPLNDSVVQLYQKSSLKVLAFLYASHGGAEAEGGGKKGKKKGGSFQTVSALFRENLGKLMTNLRSTHPHFVRCLIPNESKTPGLMENFLVIHQLRCNGVLEGIRICRKGFPSRILYGDFKQRYKVLNASVIPDGQFIDNKKASEKLLGSIDVDHTQYKFGHTKVFFKAGLLGTLEEMRDEKLATLVTMTQALCRGYVMRKVFVKMMERRESIYSIQYNIRSFMNVKHWPWMKLYFKIKPLLKSAETEKEMAAMKENYEKMKEDLAKALAKKKELEEKMVSIIQEKNDLQLQVASETENLSDAEERCEGLIKSKIQLEAKLKETSERLEDEEEINAELTAKKRKLEDECSELKKDIDDLELTLAKVEKEKHATENKVKNLTEEMASQDESIAKLTKEKKALQEAHQQTLDDLQAEEDKVNTLTKSKTKLEQQVDDLEGSLEQEKKLRMDLERAKRKLEGDLKLAQESIMDLENDKQQSDEKIKK